The Virgibacillus dokdonensis genome includes a window with the following:
- the metK gene encoding methionine adenosyltransferase, which produces MATNRRLFTSESVTEGHPDKISDQISDAILDEILQSDPYARVACETTVTTGLVLVAGEISTTTYVDIPAVVRKTVEEIGYTRAKFGFDAKTCAVLTAIDEQSPDIAGGVNKALEARQGRMSEEEIDAIGAGDQGLMFGFACDQTEELMPLPISLAHKLAKRLSDVRKRRILDYLRPDGKTQVTVEYGEDGQPIRVDTIVISTQHHQDATVEQIEKDLLKHVIFPVVPAHLLDETTKYFINPTGRFVIGGPQGDAGLTGRKIIVDTYGGYARHGGGAFSGKDATKVDRSAAYAARYVAKNIVAAKLAKSCEVQLAYAIGVAEPVSIAIDTFGTGIVREEVLVQAVRKLFDLRPAGIIHMLDLQKPIFRNTAAYGHFGRTDVVFPWEKTDKVEELIALVKEQQ; this is translated from the coding sequence ATGGCTACGAATCGACGTTTATTTACTTCTGAATCTGTAACAGAAGGTCATCCTGATAAAATATCAGATCAAATTTCTGATGCTATCTTAGATGAAATATTACAATCGGACCCTTATGCTCGTGTTGCATGCGAGACAACCGTTACGACAGGTCTTGTATTAGTGGCAGGTGAAATATCTACGACTACTTATGTTGACATCCCAGCAGTCGTACGAAAAACGGTTGAGGAGATAGGTTATACGCGAGCAAAGTTTGGTTTTGATGCTAAAACTTGTGCTGTATTAACGGCAATAGATGAGCAATCTCCAGACATTGCTGGAGGCGTAAATAAGGCATTGGAAGCAAGACAGGGACGAATGAGCGAGGAAGAAATTGATGCTATTGGAGCTGGTGACCAAGGTTTAATGTTTGGATTTGCTTGCGATCAAACGGAAGAATTAATGCCACTACCGATTTCTTTAGCACATAAGTTAGCTAAACGATTGTCAGATGTCCGTAAAAGGCGTATCTTGGATTACTTGAGACCAGATGGAAAAACACAAGTAACCGTAGAATATGGAGAAGATGGGCAGCCTATTCGAGTTGATACCATCGTTATTTCCACGCAACACCATCAAGATGCAACTGTGGAACAAATTGAAAAAGATTTATTAAAGCATGTTATTTTTCCAGTAGTCCCAGCACATTTGTTAGATGAAACAACAAAATACTTTATCAATCCAACTGGGCGATTTGTAATAGGTGGCCCACAAGGTGATGCAGGTTTAACTGGAAGAAAAATTATCGTGGATACGTATGGTGGTTATGCACGACATGGCGGGGGGGCATTTAGTGGTAAGGATGCAACGAAAGTAGATCGTTCTGCCGCTTATGCAGCAAGGTATGTTGCAAAAAACATTGTCGCTGCAAAATTAGCTAAGAGTTGTGAAGTTCAACTTGCTTATGCGATTGGTGTAGCAGAACCGGTGTCAATTGCTATTGATACGTTCGGAACAGGAATCGTTCGTGAAGAAGTATTGGTTCAAGCTGTGAGGAAGTTGTTCGACCTTCGTCCTGCTGGGATTATTCATATGCTTGATTTACAAAAGCCAATATTTAGAAATACAGCTGCATATGGTCACTTTGGGCGTACAGATGTTGTATTTCCTTGGGAAAAAACGGACAAAGTAGAAGAATTAATTGCATTAGTAAAAGAACAGCAGTAG
- the asnB gene encoding asparagine synthase (glutamine-hydrolyzing): protein MCGFIGMLFDNPVERTEQEVELFKQQNNLITHRGPDDEGYYFDSYISLGFRRLSIIDIESGSQPLSYNDEQIWLVFNGEIYNYIELRKQLLAEGYAFQTDSDTEVIAALFAKHKEEAFQHLRGMFSILVWDKETEQLYGARDPFGIKPLFYYENSFGTTFASEKKSITLMMEQEKVDKDALQHYLSFQYVPEPMTMTAGIKKVEPGHYFIKKPGQPIQFTRYWHATFHPVLREKQDWIKKIQDVMYDSVNVHMRSDVPVGSFLSGGIDSTLIVSIAKEFNPAIKTFSVGFERDGYSEVDVAKETADKLNVENISYMISPQEYIDHLPKIMWHMDDPLADPSCVPLYFVSREARKHVTVVLSGEGSDELFGGYNIYREPDSLKYFDKMPSFMKGLLKRVSAVLPEGVKGKSFLDRGTTPLRERYIGNAKMFEEEEKRELLKTYDEQLSYQQVTGKLFDDQVKDYPYVNQMQYVDIHTWMRGDILLKADRVTMAHSLELRVPFLDKEVFRIANEIPVDLKIANGTTKSLLREASRGIVPDHVLDRKKLGFPVPIRHWLKNELNGWAKQLIHESETDHLLHKNYILQLLDAHCQGKGDYSRKIWTVLMFMLWHKNFVEKKFDVSTLNENTGELIFS from the coding sequence ATGTGTGGTTTTATCGGAATGTTATTTGATAATCCTGTAGAACGAACAGAACAAGAAGTAGAACTATTTAAACAGCAAAATAATTTGATCACTCATCGAGGACCAGATGATGAAGGATACTATTTCGATTCTTATATTTCCTTGGGGTTCCGACGTTTGAGTATTATAGATATTGAAAGTGGCTCCCAGCCATTAAGTTATAATGATGAACAAATATGGTTAGTTTTTAATGGTGAAATTTATAATTATATTGAATTGCGTAAACAATTACTTGCAGAAGGTTATGCATTTCAAACGGATTCAGATACAGAAGTAATTGCAGCTTTATTTGCAAAACATAAAGAGGAGGCTTTTCAGCATTTAAGAGGCATGTTCTCCATTCTTGTGTGGGATAAAGAGACGGAGCAATTGTATGGAGCTCGTGATCCTTTTGGAATTAAGCCGCTCTTTTATTATGAAAATTCCTTCGGGACCACATTTGCTTCTGAGAAAAAAAGCATCACACTTATGATGGAACAAGAAAAAGTAGACAAAGATGCGCTACAGCATTATTTGAGCTTTCAATACGTACCTGAACCAATGACGATGACTGCTGGCATAAAAAAAGTAGAACCAGGGCATTATTTTATTAAAAAACCTGGACAGCCTATCCAATTTACGCGTTATTGGCATGCAACTTTCCATCCTGTACTTCGTGAAAAGCAGGACTGGATTAAAAAAATTCAAGACGTCATGTATGATTCAGTAAATGTGCATATGCGCAGTGATGTTCCAGTAGGTTCATTTTTATCTGGAGGAATCGATTCAACGTTAATTGTCTCCATTGCAAAAGAATTTAATCCAGCAATAAAAACATTTTCTGTCGGTTTTGAACGCGATGGATATTCTGAAGTTGATGTGGCCAAAGAAACAGCAGATAAATTAAATGTAGAGAACATTTCCTACATGATTTCCCCTCAAGAATATATAGATCATTTACCAAAGATTATGTGGCATATGGACGATCCATTGGCTGATCCATCTTGTGTACCGTTATATTTTGTTTCTAGAGAAGCTAGAAAGCATGTAACAGTGGTTTTATCTGGAGAAGGCTCTGATGAACTCTTTGGCGGCTACAATATTTATCGTGAACCGGATTCATTAAAGTATTTTGATAAAATGCCTTCTTTCATGAAAGGGTTGCTGAAACGAGTTTCTGCTGTACTACCTGAAGGAGTGAAAGGTAAAAGTTTTCTCGACCGTGGAACAACCCCATTGCGTGAACGTTATATTGGAAACGCAAAAATGTTTGAAGAAGAAGAGAAGAGGGAGCTATTAAAAACATATGATGAACAGTTATCTTATCAACAAGTAACTGGTAAGTTATTTGATGATCAAGTAAAAGATTATCCATATGTAAATCAGATGCAGTATGTGGACATCCATACTTGGATGCGTGGAGATATTTTATTAAAAGCAGACCGAGTAACAATGGCGCACTCTCTTGAATTACGAGTTCCATTTTTAGATAAAGAAGTATTTCGCATAGCGAATGAGATTCCAGTTGATTTAAAAATTGCCAATGGTACTACGAAAAGCTTGTTGCGTGAAGCTTCCAGAGGCATTGTCCCGGACCATGTATTAGATCGTAAAAAATTAGGGTTTCCTGTTCCTATTCGTCATTGGTTGAAAAATGAGTTAAATGGCTGGGCAAAACAACTCATTCATGAAAGTGAAACCGACCATTTATTACACAAAAACTATATCCTTCAACTTCTAGACGCTCATTGTCAAGGAAAAGGGGATTACAGTAGAAAAATTTGGACCGTGCTTATGTTTATGCTTTGGCATAAAAACTTTGTTGAGAAAAAGTTTGATGTATCAACATTGAATGAAAACACAGGAGAATTAATCTTTTCTTAG
- a CDS encoding C39 family peptidase has translation MNIILFSVCCMLATFLFYVSSKQKITWVKKSFILYGFIFSITAISLLSMFFMQHKTTFKQLIESTIPVHEDNHYSPEDSKLSKHKIKKAVNIKAPMIEQLPELPRGCEVTTLSMLLNHYDIRVDKMKLAEQVKKDPTPYRKKDGKIHFGNPYNGFVGDMYSFETPGMGVYHKPIAELAKQYVGDVVNDLTGNDFQAVIEELNHKRPVWVIINTTYDKLPKDKFTTWHTKDGQIDITMKQHSVLITGYDENYIYFNDPLNKADKAPIEEFKAAWIQMGKQAITIAK, from the coding sequence ATGAACATTATTTTATTTAGTGTTTGTTGTATGCTAGCTACCTTCTTATTTTATGTTAGTTCTAAGCAAAAAATTACCTGGGTGAAAAAATCGTTTATCCTATACGGTTTTATTTTTTCTATAACGGCTATTTCTCTTTTATCTATGTTTTTTATGCAACATAAAACAACATTTAAACAATTAATAGAAAGTACTATCCCGGTGCATGAAGACAATCACTATTCTCCTGAGGACAGTAAATTATCAAAGCACAAGATAAAAAAAGCGGTCAATATTAAAGCTCCAATGATAGAGCAACTTCCTGAGCTACCAAGAGGTTGTGAAGTCACAACCTTATCCATGCTGCTAAACCATTATGATATACGTGTTGATAAAATGAAATTAGCTGAACAAGTGAAAAAAGACCCTACGCCATACAGAAAAAAAGATGGCAAAATCCACTTTGGTAACCCTTATAATGGGTTTGTTGGCGATATGTACTCTTTTGAAACCCCAGGGATGGGCGTATACCATAAACCAATTGCTGAATTAGCAAAACAATACGTAGGTGATGTCGTAAATGATTTAACAGGAAATGACTTCCAAGCAGTTATTGAAGAATTGAATCACAAACGGCCAGTATGGGTCATTATAAACACAACTTATGATAAACTACCAAAAGATAAATTTACTACATGGCACACAAAAGACGGTCAGATTGACATTACGATGAAGCAACACTCTGTTTTAATTACTGGATATGATGAAAACTACATTTACTTTAACGACCCATTAAACAAAGCGGATAAGGCTCCTATTGAAGAGTTCAAAGCTGCTTGGATACAAATGGGAAAACAGGCGATCACCATTGCAAAATAA
- a CDS encoding ISL3 family transposase — protein MNFTIKMPGLEDVWITKVEEMEGGIALHVEMPVKVHKCPSCGKRTKKVHDYRIQKIKHLKWFERLTYLFYKKRRYACSCCGKRFAEENPFVHRYQRLSMEWNRAVSVRIVQAKTFKETAKQFGVSVSTVMRRFDRLAVKEMSEVQELPKVIAIDEYKGDTKAGKYQLIIADGETKEPIDILPNRKKKTLKDYLQKHGTNVDVVIMDMSPSFKAAVQKALGKPVIVADRFHFCRYIYWALDGVRRRIQSEWNDYDRKKCKRMRYVFYKDSAKLTEKERWYLDRYLGMDEELRRAYELKESYCFWFKQAKENGQVKIKETKQGLLDFYRKVEQEGLPEFEKAIRTFKNWQTEVLNSFLFDYSNGFLEGINNLTKVMKRNAFGFRNFLRARARILLLHKYKKIGSHVG, from the coding sequence ATGAATTTTACCATAAAAATGCCTGGTCTTGAAGATGTATGGATTACAAAAGTGGAGGAAATGGAAGGTGGTATTGCGCTTCATGTAGAAATGCCTGTCAAGGTACACAAGTGTCCCAGCTGTGGAAAGAGAACCAAGAAAGTTCATGATTATCGGATCCAAAAGATCAAACATTTAAAGTGGTTTGAACGATTAACTTATCTCTTCTACAAAAAACGCCGCTATGCCTGTTCGTGCTGCGGGAAACGATTTGCGGAGGAGAATCCTTTTGTTCATCGATATCAACGGCTTTCTATGGAATGGAATCGGGCGGTATCCGTTCGGATAGTGCAAGCGAAGACTTTTAAGGAAACAGCCAAGCAGTTTGGCGTCTCCGTATCGACCGTCATGCGCAGATTTGACCGTTTGGCCGTAAAGGAAATGTCAGAGGTTCAAGAATTGCCAAAGGTGATTGCCATCGATGAATACAAGGGAGATACAAAGGCAGGAAAATATCAATTGATTATTGCTGATGGAGAGACCAAGGAACCGATTGATATTTTGCCAAACCGAAAAAAGAAGACCCTCAAGGATTATCTCCAAAAACATGGAACCAATGTGGATGTAGTCATTATGGACATGAGTCCTTCTTTTAAGGCAGCTGTCCAAAAGGCATTGGGGAAACCGGTTATTGTAGCCGATCGTTTTCATTTTTGTCGTTATATCTATTGGGCTCTTGACGGAGTCAGAAGAAGAATCCAATCTGAATGGAATGATTATGACCGTAAAAAATGTAAAAGGATGCGCTATGTGTTTTATAAAGACAGTGCAAAGCTAACCGAAAAGGAACGCTGGTATTTGGACAGGTATCTTGGGATGGATGAAGAACTTCGCAGGGCTTACGAATTGAAAGAGTCCTACTGCTTTTGGTTCAAGCAAGCCAAGGAAAATGGACAGGTTAAGATCAAAGAAACGAAACAAGGATTATTGGATTTTTACAGGAAGGTAGAACAAGAGGGTCTCCCTGAATTTGAGAAGGCTATCCGTACATTCAAGAACTGGCAGACAGAGGTATTAAACAGCTTTTTATTTGATTACTCAAATGGTTTTTTGGAGGGAATTAATAACCTAACGAAAGTCATGAAGAGGAACGCCTTTGGATTCAGGAACTTCCTAAGGGCAAGAGCAAGAATACTTCTTTTACATAAGTATAAAAAAATTGGAAGTCATGTTGGGTAG
- a CDS encoding gamma carbonic anhydrase, whose translation MIHPYKGIFPSIHDSVFIANDASIIGDVTIGAQSSIWFKTVIRGDVAPVNIGERTSIQDLSVLHQSPGMPLTIESDVTVGHQTTLHSTTIQKHALIGMGSILLDGSEIGEYAFIGAGSLVPPNKKIPPFTLALGRPAKVVRELTETDYAEMQRICQSYVEKGAIYKQQNR comes from the coding sequence ATGATACATCCTTATAAAGGAATATTTCCAAGTATTCATGACTCTGTATTTATAGCAAATGATGCAAGCATCATCGGTGATGTCACAATTGGTGCACAATCAAGTATCTGGTTTAAAACAGTCATACGCGGTGATGTTGCACCTGTCAATATAGGAGAACGCACTAGTATTCAGGACTTATCCGTTCTACACCAAAGCCCAGGTATGCCATTAACGATCGAAAGTGATGTTACTGTCGGTCATCAAACTACGCTGCACTCTACAACGATACAAAAACATGCTCTAATTGGTATGGGTTCTATTTTACTTGATGGCTCAGAAATAGGAGAATACGCATTTATAGGAGCAGGAAGTCTTGTCCCACCTAATAAAAAGATTCCGCCTTTTACATTAGCACTAGGCAGACCAGCAAAAGTCGTTCGGGAACTAACAGAAACTGATTATGCAGAAATGCAACGTATTTGCCAATCCTATGTTGAAAAGGGAGCTATTTACAAACAACAAAACAGGTAA
- a CDS encoding tetraprenyl-beta-curcumene synthase family protein — MSIEVPSTPIPLMITVYRKIFPAVREELAFWKQRANEIPDQELRYQALASMSEKEFHCQGGAVYALLAGKRWRDCVRFIVAYQTISDYLDNLCDRSTSLDAKSFALLHTSMIDAHCPKSLPKDYYALFEHKQDNGYLQQLVKTCNDIVRKLDDIPTYQEQAIKLAGLYSDLQVHKHVIHEERVPRLTKWSNVKNVYPLAWYEFSAAAGSTLGVFCLMAYSLAGRLYRKLADEIVTAYFPYIQGLHILLDYYIDQQEDKEEADLNFCSYYKNESIMHERFKYFCEQAKLYAVTIPNSKFHVMVVQGLIGLYLGDNKVGHIPNSKRLKRLLFQTAGYPSIFFHRNTRMYYFLKLFKLQRTAVTHK; from the coding sequence TTGAGTATTGAAGTCCCAAGTACACCTATTCCTTTAATGATAACAGTTTATCGTAAGATCTTTCCAGCAGTAAGAGAGGAACTTGCTTTTTGGAAACAGCGAGCGAATGAAATCCCTGATCAAGAATTACGTTATCAAGCACTTGCAAGTATGTCTGAAAAAGAATTTCATTGTCAAGGTGGAGCAGTGTATGCGCTATTAGCAGGGAAAAGATGGAGAGATTGTGTACGTTTTATTGTAGCTTATCAAACAATAAGTGATTATTTAGATAATTTATGTGATCGAAGTACATCGCTAGACGCTAAATCTTTCGCGTTGTTACATACTTCCATGATAGATGCGCATTGTCCTAAGTCATTACCGAAAGATTATTATGCGTTATTTGAGCATAAGCAAGACAATGGTTATTTGCAACAGCTCGTAAAAACCTGTAATGATATCGTTAGAAAATTGGATGATATTCCAACATATCAAGAACAAGCAATAAAGCTGGCAGGTTTATATAGCGATTTACAAGTACATAAACACGTTATTCATGAGGAAAGAGTGCCGCGTTTAACAAAATGGTCTAATGTGAAAAATGTCTATCCGCTAGCTTGGTATGAATTTTCCGCTGCAGCTGGATCCACTTTAGGCGTTTTTTGTTTAATGGCGTACAGTTTAGCAGGCAGGTTGTATCGAAAGTTGGCTGATGAAATTGTAACAGCTTACTTTCCTTATATTCAAGGATTACACATTTTATTGGATTATTATATTGATCAGCAGGAAGATAAAGAGGAAGCTGATTTAAATTTCTGTTCATATTACAAAAACGAGTCAATCATGCATGAACGATTCAAATACTTTTGTGAGCAAGCAAAATTATATGCAGTTACTATACCTAACTCGAAATTCCATGTAATGGTTGTACAAGGATTAATCGGATTATACTTAGGGGACAATAAAGTGGGACATATCCCTAATTCCAAACGTTTGAAGCGACTACTTTTTCAAACGGCTGGATATCCTTCTATTTTTTTTCATCGCAATACAAGAATGTATTATTTTCTTAAACTGTTTAAACTACAAAGAACCGCTGTTACACATAAGTAA
- the adhE gene encoding bifunctional acetaldehyde-CoA/alcohol dehydrogenase yields the protein MTEKTKGTVELVSTKINQLISQAEESLEGLKQLDQEAINTIVKEMALAGLDQHMPLAKLAIEETGRGVFEDKAIKNIFATEYIYHNIKYDKTVGIIHEDEQEGMVEIAEPAGVICGITPVTNPTSTTMFKSLISIKTRNPIIFAFHPSAQKCSSQAAKVLLDAAVKAGAPKNCIQWIETPSVEATKTLMNHDGVSLILATGGSGMVKSAYSSGKPALGVGPGNVPCYIEKTAQIKRAVNDLILSKTFDNGMICASEQAVIIDKEIYDTVKHEMVANNCHFLTEAERKKVEKLVINPTTCAVNADIVGKPAYEIAKMAGVNVAKNTKILLAEIEGVGPEYPLSREKLSPVLACYKVNSTEEGFKRADEMLHFGGLGHSAVIHSTDQEVIEAFSLKMKAGRLIVNSPSSQGGIGDIYNNHMPSLTLGCGTYGGNSVSTNVGTINLMNIKKVARRRNNMQWFKLPPKIYFEKNAIQYLEKMPDISKAFIVTDPMMVELGYVDKALYYLRKRADYVHCEIFSDVEADPSIETIRKGTALMQKFEPDVIIAIGGGSPMDAAKAMWLFYEHPDADFNALKQKFMDIRKRIVKYPKLGRLAQLVCVPTTSGTGSEVTSFTVVTDKKSDTKYPLADYEMTPNVAIVDPQFVMSVPKQVTADTGMDVLTHAIEAYVSNLANDYTDALAIKAVQLVFEYLPKAYHNGNDELAREKMHNASTIAGMAFSNAFLGINHSLAHKLGAAFNIAHGRANTILLPHVIRYNAKKPEKFATFPKYAYFIADERYAEIAKALGLPARTVEEGVESLVQAIIKLAKELNIPMSIKDTGVNKQAFEAKVDKLAELAFEDQCTTANPKLPLITELATIYRDAYKGI from the coding sequence ATGACTGAGAAAACAAAAGGAACTGTAGAGCTAGTTTCCACTAAAATTAATCAACTAATCTCCCAAGCAGAAGAGTCCTTGGAAGGTTTAAAACAGCTAGATCAAGAAGCGATTAATACGATTGTAAAAGAAATGGCGTTAGCAGGTCTTGATCAGCATATGCCTTTAGCTAAACTGGCCATTGAAGAAACAGGTCGTGGCGTCTTTGAAGATAAAGCTATTAAAAACATCTTTGCAACAGAATATATTTATCATAACATTAAATACGATAAAACTGTTGGAATTATTCATGAGGATGAGCAAGAAGGAATGGTTGAAATTGCTGAACCAGCTGGGGTAATCTGTGGTATAACACCAGTTACAAACCCAACATCAACAACCATGTTTAAATCACTTATTTCCATTAAAACGAGAAACCCAATTATTTTCGCTTTCCACCCTTCTGCTCAAAAATGTAGCAGTCAGGCAGCAAAAGTATTACTTGATGCCGCGGTAAAAGCAGGTGCACCTAAAAACTGTATTCAGTGGATAGAAACACCTTCTGTTGAAGCAACGAAAACATTAATGAATCATGACGGCGTATCACTTATACTTGCTACTGGTGGTTCAGGAATGGTGAAATCAGCGTATAGTTCTGGAAAGCCAGCCCTCGGTGTTGGTCCAGGAAATGTACCATGTTATATAGAAAAAACCGCACAAATAAAGCGCGCTGTCAATGATCTCATTTTATCCAAAACATTTGATAACGGAATGATTTGTGCCTCTGAACAAGCGGTTATTATTGATAAAGAAATATATGACACGGTAAAACATGAAATGGTAGCTAATAATTGTCATTTCCTAACAGAAGCAGAAAGAAAAAAAGTGGAAAAACTGGTTATAAATCCTACAACTTGTGCAGTAAATGCGGATATTGTTGGTAAACCAGCATATGAAATTGCTAAGATGGCAGGAGTAAATGTGGCCAAAAACACTAAAATTTTACTTGCTGAAATTGAAGGCGTTGGACCAGAATATCCGTTATCTCGAGAAAAATTAAGTCCTGTATTAGCTTGTTATAAAGTAAATAGCACAGAAGAAGGGTTTAAGCGTGCTGATGAAATGCTACACTTTGGGGGTCTAGGACATTCAGCAGTCATTCATTCTACTGACCAAGAGGTTATAGAAGCCTTTTCTCTAAAGATGAAAGCAGGGAGACTAATTGTAAATTCACCATCTTCTCAAGGGGGAATCGGCGATATTTATAACAACCATATGCCTTCCCTTACATTAGGATGTGGAACTTATGGCGGAAACTCCGTATCAACAAACGTCGGAACAATCAATTTAATGAATATTAAAAAAGTGGCTCGGAGGAGAAATAATATGCAATGGTTTAAACTACCTCCTAAAATCTATTTTGAAAAAAATGCAATTCAATATTTAGAAAAAATGCCTGACATCTCTAAAGCATTTATTGTAACTGATCCGATGATGGTAGAATTAGGTTATGTAGATAAAGCTCTCTACTATTTACGTAAACGTGCTGATTATGTCCATTGTGAAATTTTTTCAGATGTCGAAGCTGATCCATCTATTGAAACCATTCGCAAAGGTACTGCGTTAATGCAAAAGTTTGAACCAGATGTTATTATCGCTATTGGTGGTGGATCTCCAATGGATGCTGCTAAAGCCATGTGGTTATTCTACGAGCATCCAGATGCTGATTTTAACGCTCTAAAACAGAAATTCATGGACATTCGTAAACGTATCGTAAAATACCCGAAATTAGGAAGACTAGCTCAATTGGTATGTGTGCCAACAACGTCAGGAACAGGTTCTGAAGTAACATCATTTACAGTGGTTACCGATAAAAAATCAGATACAAAATACCCGCTAGCAGATTATGAAATGACACCAAATGTTGCTATAGTTGATCCACAATTTGTCATGTCTGTGCCAAAACAAGTAACAGCTGATACTGGTATGGACGTATTAACACACGCCATTGAAGCTTATGTGTCCAATTTGGCAAACGATTATACTGACGCGCTTGCAATTAAAGCAGTTCAATTAGTTTTTGAATACTTGCCAAAAGCATATCATAACGGAAATGATGAGTTAGCTAGAGAAAAAATGCATAATGCTTCAACAATTGCTGGAATGGCATTCTCCAATGCGTTCTTAGGCATTAATCACTCTTTAGCTCATAAACTAGGTGCAGCGTTCAACATTGCACATGGTAGAGCTAATACGATATTACTACCACATGTTATCCGTTACAATGCTAAAAAACCAGAAAAATTTGCTACGTTCCCTAAATACGCATACTTTATAGCAGATGAGCGTTATGCAGAAATCGCAAAAGCGCTAGGGCTTCCAGCAAGAACGGTGGAAGAAGGAGTAGAAAGTTTAGTACAAGCTATTATTAAACTTGCTAAAGAACTAAATATCCCAATGAGCATTAAAGACACAGGTGTAAACAAACAAGCATTTGAAGCAAAAGTAGATAAACTTGCTGAATTAGCTTTTGAAGACCAATGTACAACAGCAAACCCGAAATTGCCTTTAATTACTGAACTGGCAACTATATACCGTGACGCATATAAAGGAATATAA
- a CDS encoding tRNA (mnm(5)s(2)U34)-methyltransferase, protein MLHGILHYAHYLLESTIEKNETVIDATCGNGQDTLFLSNVVGKNGHVLAFDIQEQAIQTTRQLMQENQKQNVSIIHDSHEHLEKYLPTKEMLVGGAVFNLGYLPRSDKTIITNANSTIMAINKILHFLKPNGLIVIVVYYGHEGGHEEKEAVLKHVMQLSQRSYHVLQYRFINQRNNPPFIIAIEKKGNGFTKRKLSF, encoded by the coding sequence ATGTTACACGGAATTTTGCACTATGCGCATTATTTATTAGAATCCACTATTGAAAAAAACGAAACTGTCATTGACGCAACTTGCGGAAACGGTCAAGATACGCTGTTTTTAAGTAATGTCGTTGGTAAAAATGGCCACGTTTTAGCATTTGATATTCAAGAGCAAGCAATTCAAACAACTAGACAGTTAATGCAAGAGAATCAAAAACAGAATGTATCTATTATTCATGATAGCCATGAACATTTAGAAAAATACTTACCTACAAAAGAAATGTTAGTTGGAGGAGCAGTATTTAACCTTGGTTACCTGCCTAGAAGCGATAAAACCATTATCACCAATGCTAATTCCACCATTATGGCCATCAACAAAATATTACATTTTCTAAAACCAAACGGCTTGATTGTCATCGTTGTCTATTACGGTCATGAAGGAGGACATGAAGAAAAAGAAGCTGTTTTAAAACATGTAATGCAGTTGAGCCAACGCTCCTATCATGTGTTGCAATATCGGTTTATTAATCAAAGAAATAATCCACCATTTATTATCGCTATCGAAAAAAAAGGGAATGGCTTCACTAAAAGAAAATTGTCATTTTAG